The following are encoded in a window of Penicillium oxalicum strain HP7-1 chromosome II, whole genome shotgun sequence genomic DNA:
- a CDS encoding Actin-like protein arp6: MGTSKSRASAKAAKAPPDVPARLIPPKTFVLDNGAYTMKAGWACDPSVSSEEALSHCVTIPNAIVKTRDNRVFTGAQLNTHVTDWNEAVFRRPVEKGYVVNWEAEREIWEQTFFEEKATPRNKQLRITKPEETTLILTEAPNNLPVLQRNTDEMVMEEWGFGGYARCLGPTLNAWNDVNALFGDPLAKNDAEVLPKDCLLVVDSGYSHTTVTPVYKGQPLQRAIRRLDVGGKLLTNYLKEIVSMRQYNMVDETYIMNEVKEAVCFVSNDFNSDMERTWKANRRREDMQSVVVDYVLPDPNANKKGFMRPHDPLLHAKKKKGALSGLSADILSEDVLVLGNERFTVPELLFTPSDIGMQQAGIPDMVLQSISVLPPGLHAAFLANVLVVGGNSCIPGFMERFENDLRAIASSECVVRVRQAEDPFRSAWLGGSRFASNREELGKLVITRQEYQEYGSGWATRRFAGLV, translated from the exons ATGGGCACATCAAAGTCTCGAGCCTCTGCAAAGGCTGCCAAAGCCCCTCCAGATGTTCCTGCACGTCTCATTCCCCCAAAGACCTTTGTTCTCGACAATGGCGCATATACAATGAAAGCGGGCTGGGCCTGCGATCCCTCCGTCTCCTCCGAGGAAGCGCTATCCCACTGCGTCACGATACCGAATGCGATTGTCAAGACACGCGACAACCGAGTATTTACTGGGGCTCAGCTGAACACCCATGTCACGGACTGGAATGAAGCGGTGTTTCGGCGCCCGGTGGAGAAGGGATACGTCGTGAATTGGGAAGCGGAGAGGGAGATCTGGGAACAGACGTTCttcgaggagaaggcgaCACCTCGAAACAAGCAGCTTCGGATCACCAAACCGGAAGAAACCACTCTGATTCTGACGGAGGCTCCAAATAATTTACCAGTGCTGCAGCGCAATACGGACGAGATGGTGATGGAGGAGTGGGGCTTTGGTGGTTATGCGAGATGTTTGG GCCCGACCCTGAACGCCTGGAACGATGTCAATGCGCTATTCGGTGATCCCCTCGCCAAGAACGATGCCGAGGTGTTGCCCAAAGACTGTCTCCTGGTGGTGGATTCCGGATACTCGCATACGACAGTCACTCCAGTCTACAAGGGCCAGCCTTTACAACGAGCCATCCGTCGACTCGATGTCGGTGGCAAACTTCTCACCAATTACTTGAAAGAAATTGTCTCAATGCGACAATACAATATGGTGGACGAGACATACATCATGAACGAGGTCAAGGAAGCCGTCTGCTTTGTCAGCAACGATTTCAACAGCGACATGGAACGGACGTGGAAGGCAAACAGACGGCGCGAAGATATGCAAAGTGTGGTTGTCGATTACGTTCTACCTGATCCCAATGCCAACAAGAAGGGCTTCATGCGGCCTCATGATCCGCTATTACAcgccaagaaaaagaagggtgCCCTCTCAGGTCTCAGTGCAGATATCTTGTCAGAAGAtgtccttgtcctcggcaATGAGCGATTCACTGTTCCCGAGCTGCTATTCACCCCCAGTGATATCGGTATGCAGCAAGCTGGAATTCCCGACATGGTTCTTCAAAGCATTTCTGTTTTGCCTCCTGGCTTGCACGCCGCTTTTCTGGCAAATGTCCTCGTAGTTGGGGGTAACTCTTGCATTCCTGGATTCATGGAGAGATT TGAAAACGATCTTCGAGCAATTGCTTCTTCTGAATGTGTCGTCAGAGTACGACAGGCCGAGGA TCCATTCCGCTCGGCTTGGCTTGGTGGCTCTCGATTTGCAAGTAACCGTGAGGAACTGGGGAAGCTGGTGATCACCCGACAGGAATACCAAGAATATGGCTCTGGTTGGGCGACCCGGCGATTCGCTGGGCTGGTGTAA